A region from the Melioribacter roseus P3M-2 genome encodes:
- a CDS encoding PspC domain-containing protein encodes MEERDFPNLFEDDISPERPTPTKRLERSSSDYLITGLCGGLGKYFNIDPSKIRIAFMFSVLLGGWVILLYFIASVMLPLERRTSSIISGKKNNLVFLSGILMTSGLYLFLSDFNLTHKTYFLLDNRSTLMGGVLMITGIYVVLKNRRIQPAVEDNPVKLYRSQKNKIITGLCGGLSEYISLEVAVIRTVFLIGVLLTAGLSLILYLLLSFFVEKEKEANDYES; translated from the coding sequence ATGGAAGAACGCGATTTCCCGAATTTATTTGAAGACGATATATCGCCTGAGAGACCGACGCCGACTAAAAGATTAGAACGTTCGTCATCGGACTATTTGATTACCGGCTTGTGCGGCGGGCTGGGTAAGTATTTCAATATCGATCCGTCAAAAATTCGCATTGCTTTCATGTTCTCGGTTCTGCTGGGCGGATGGGTTATCCTTTTATATTTCATAGCGTCCGTTATGCTCCCTCTGGAAAGAAGAACCTCTTCAATCATATCAGGCAAAAAAAACAACCTGGTTTTTCTAAGCGGCATACTGATGACTTCCGGTCTATATCTGTTTTTAAGCGACTTTAATCTGACTCACAAAACTTATTTCCTGCTCGACAATCGCTCTACTTTAATGGGCGGGGTTTTGATGATTACCGGAATATATGTTGTCCTCAAAAACAGACGCATACAACCCGCCGTCGAAGATAATCCGGTAAAATTATACAGGTCGCAAAAGAACAAGATTATAACGGGATTATGCGGCGGTTTGTCAGAATACATTTCCTTGGAAGTCGCCGTTATAAGAACCGTCTTTTTAATCGGCGTTTTGTTGACAGCGGGTTTATCCCTGATCCTTTATCTGCTCCTGTCGTTCTTCGTCGAAAAAGAAAAGGAAGCAAACGATTATGA